A window from Leptospira fletcheri encodes these proteins:
- a CDS encoding SpoIIE family protein phosphatase: MSQVKKQETLLRSRPDGSLVLEEGEGVSAIFESFLRESIGLTHAESGAVFSRFHSGGLRLVSGSSDKDLVEAADWVFSHDGKDLLLDRGKSPPWAKSSSPAPLIVCKLKLNGLGDPAQKESAYAVLVLRGKRTLDKFAKTDFELLRTTCRTIGRLLRESYVSGDSSLVTLSLLATTQLVLEAAQAKRQSERFDFLLTEVIRVSGLINSSLDLSQLLEAIMLSSKTVFRTEACSVLLLDETKEHLYFHTVLGEKSEAVTKMKVPVAKGVAGLVVRESKPMIINDAQNDDRVYKEVDRVSQFTTRNIMAAPLVANDEVIGVIEAINTVDREAFTNEDLELFLSFSGTSALAIQKTGLLQNLELANRDLRKKVSELESLFELSHAVTQSRNRLGLVRKTIRMVHHELDATISGIFLYSLSREGSISCAFFDGVHERIDRIPEAEIETSQIFASIREGLPILKRDILNQPFPHSLDRTYLKGSYIIVPLFLSSGEPYGAVTVADRKDKLSYRDSDFRLLQTMASQVTKGFEAFRLRNEMLAKKAIQQEIDITRKIQQNILPSEKVFLSNFDLGILSYPAKDVSGDFYDYYQYSDGQYSFLVADVSGKSLPAALFMAMSSSIIRTLARNHDLTPEEILRQGNELIFEDSHFGMFVTAFFIHYNPSIFTVEYASAGHNDQVWIKEDGSYELIKGQGPPLGVIPTAKYKGGNFRVRPGDIVVLYTDGAVEEKDPQGAEFGLERMIEEIKIRRHLPSRQIVQELYSIIRTFSGSKEPFDDFTVLLLKFNDDFQFYRTFDANTSQIPVFREFIYDTIKVRNLDEAFRDDILLACDEAGTNIVMHGYKDTLLRNPKFDCKIRFTEDSITIVLTDSGAGFNRSTVQNPSIEENLSGKRKGGFGVYLIEKLMDSVDYNTEEGRNILTLKKNFR; this comes from the coding sequence TTGTCCCAAGTCAAAAAACAGGAGACTCTACTTCGAAGCCGTCCGGACGGCTCCCTCGTCTTAGAGGAAGGAGAGGGAGTCTCCGCTATCTTCGAAAGTTTTTTGCGGGAATCGATCGGACTTACGCACGCCGAGAGTGGAGCCGTATTCTCACGGTTTCATTCCGGCGGACTCCGACTGGTGTCAGGATCTTCGGACAAGGATTTGGTGGAAGCAGCGGATTGGGTGTTTTCCCACGATGGAAAAGATCTGTTGCTCGATAGAGGAAAATCTCCTCCTTGGGCAAAGAGTTCTTCTCCGGCTCCTCTTATCGTCTGCAAATTGAAACTAAACGGGCTCGGGGATCCCGCTCAGAAAGAATCCGCTTATGCGGTTTTAGTACTGAGAGGGAAGCGAACCCTAGATAAGTTCGCTAAGACCGACTTCGAACTTTTACGAACCACCTGTAGAACCATCGGAAGACTTCTGCGCGAATCCTACGTTTCGGGGGATTCTTCTTTAGTCACTCTCTCCTTATTGGCAACGACTCAGTTGGTTCTTGAGGCGGCTCAGGCCAAAAGACAGTCCGAACGTTTCGATTTTTTATTAACCGAAGTGATCCGCGTATCCGGCCTGATCAATTCCTCCTTGGATCTGTCTCAGCTTTTGGAAGCGATCATGCTTTCCTCTAAAACGGTATTTCGAACCGAAGCTTGTAGCGTACTTCTCCTAGATGAAACCAAGGAACACCTTTACTTTCATACGGTCTTGGGTGAAAAAAGCGAAGCCGTCACGAAGATGAAAGTACCAGTCGCAAAGGGCGTGGCAGGCTTAGTCGTCCGAGAAAGCAAACCGATGATCATCAACGACGCGCAGAACGACGATCGAGTCTATAAGGAAGTGGATCGGGTTTCCCAATTTACGACTCGGAATATCATGGCTGCTCCGCTGGTCGCGAACGACGAAGTGATCGGAGTTATAGAAGCGATCAACACCGTGGACAGGGAGGCGTTTACGAACGAGGACCTGGAACTTTTCCTAAGTTTTTCCGGAACCTCGGCTCTTGCCATACAAAAGACCGGACTGCTGCAGAACTTGGAACTCGCAAACAGGGACTTGAGAAAAAAAGTCTCCGAGCTCGAATCTCTTTTCGAACTTTCGCATGCGGTGACTCAATCTAGAAATCGATTAGGTCTTGTTCGGAAGACGATCCGCATGGTACACCACGAACTGGACGCCACTATTTCGGGAATCTTCCTGTACAGCCTTAGCAGAGAGGGAAGCATCAGTTGCGCCTTTTTTGACGGAGTACACGAAAGGATCGATCGGATTCCCGAAGCCGAGATCGAGACTTCGCAGATTTTCGCGAGCATTCGAGAAGGGCTACCCATATTGAAGCGGGATATTCTAAACCAACCCTTTCCTCACTCTCTGGATAGAACCTATCTGAAAGGTTCCTATATTATCGTTCCGTTATTTCTTTCTAGCGGGGAACCGTACGGCGCCGTCACTGTGGCGGATCGTAAGGACAAACTGTCCTATAGGGATTCCGATTTTCGCCTTTTGCAAACCATGGCCTCCCAAGTCACGAAGGGATTCGAAGCGTTTCGATTGCGGAACGAGATGCTAGCCAAAAAAGCGATCCAGCAGGAAATCGATATCACCCGAAAAATCCAGCAGAATATTCTTCCTTCCGAAAAAGTCTTTCTATCCAATTTCGATTTGGGAATTCTTTCCTACCCGGCCAAAGATGTGTCGGGTGACTTTTACGATTACTACCAATACAGCGACGGACAATATTCCTTTTTGGTCGCGGATGTTTCCGGAAAAAGTCTTCCCGCTGCGCTTTTTATGGCGATGAGTTCCTCGATCATCCGCACTCTCGCGAGAAATCACGACCTGACTCCGGAGGAAATCTTACGTCAGGGAAACGAACTCATTTTCGAAGATTCCCATTTCGGGATGTTCGTAACCGCTTTCTTTATCCATTACAATCCGTCCATCTTTACTGTGGAATATGCATCCGCCGGACACAACGATCAGGTTTGGATCAAAGAAGACGGATCCTACGAATTGATTAAAGGCCAGGGTCCTCCCTTAGGAGTGATTCCAACGGCGAAATATAAGGGTGGAAATTTCAGAGTGCGCCCTGGCGACATCGTAGTTCTCTATACGGACGGGGCGGTGGAAGAAAAGGATCCTCAGGGTGCGGAATTCGGTCTGGAAAGAATGATCGAAGAGATCAAAATCAGACGCCATCTTCCGTCCAGACAGATCGTTCAGGAGCTCTATTCGATCATTCGAACTTTTTCGGGCTCCAAAGAACCGTTCGACGATTTTACAGTTTTGCTTCTGAAATTCAACGACGACTTCCAGTTTTACCGCACATTCGACGCAAATACCTCCCAGATTCCGGTATTTCGGGAGTTCATCTACGATACGATCAAAGTCAGAAATTTGGACGAGGCTTTTCGGGACGATATACTTCTTGCTTGCGACGAAGCCGGGACGAATATAGTGATGCACGGATATAAGGATACTCTACTCAGAAATCCGAAATTCGATTGTAAAATACGCTTTACTGAAGATTCTATCACGATCGTCCTCACGGATTCCGGCGCTGGATTCAATCGATCTACGGTACAAAACCCTTCGATCGAGGAAAATCTATCCGGTAAAAGGAAGGGAGGATTCGGTGTGTATTTAATCGAAAAACTGATGGACTCGGTGGACTATAACACCGAAGAAGGGCGGAACATTCTGACCCTCAAGAAAAACTTTCGCTAG
- a CDS encoding acyl-CoA carboxylase subunit beta, with the protein MSEQTYSLENPFLNPSGLHQGAVSGGIYEEANAMGKELLAKPLQGGGTDRILVQHSKGRMTVWERIKVLTESEPNILYQNWGKNLDGASLVTGILNINGRDVAVYGHDFTLRAGSMDATNGSKLARLIYMAGEHGIPLIGMNDSAGAYVPAGVGGLDGYSEAFTALRKISGVVPSIMLMFGFNAGGGSYLPRQGSFMIQSENTFFGLTGPGVVKSVLGEDISADDLGGPKVHGQSGVVDLVTNDELGSLRTSLRLLSYLPNNNSSFAPFHPTSDPTDRFIYEEDILFKKTFNSPTGMNTPFDITLYIQNICDHGQYFELQPQRARNLVTAFGRIGGHVVGFVANNSAVSSGQIDIAAARKGTRFIRFCNVYNIPVIFLEDTTGFLPGKEQEHNGIVLEGRKLLDSIIDLRTPRLTLIIRNAFGGAYASFNSYHTGANMVFALPTARIAVMGPAGKDYVYKDEMTAIHKEFQENLKKGMGEKEAVSIRDKKFQVLSQQYEKELMNPKEALSLGSVSRIVLPGTTRSILFQNLDYLVRHYKPAPMSGPQREFE; encoded by the coding sequence ATGTCGGAACAAACCTATTCCCTGGAAAATCCCTTCCTCAATCCTTCCGGACTCCACCAAGGCGCCGTTTCCGGAGGCATCTACGAAGAAGCCAATGCAATGGGCAAGGAATTGCTTGCCAAGCCTTTGCAGGGAGGCGGAACGGATCGGATCCTGGTTCAGCATTCCAAAGGACGGATGACCGTTTGGGAACGTATCAAGGTTCTGACAGAATCCGAACCGAATATTCTATATCAGAATTGGGGAAAAAATTTAGACGGAGCCTCTCTCGTCACCGGAATCTTAAACATTAACGGAAGAGACGTCGCCGTTTACGGACACGACTTTACCTTGCGTGCCGGATCCATGGATGCAACCAACGGAAGTAAACTTGCCAGATTGATCTATATGGCGGGCGAACATGGAATTCCTCTCATCGGAATGAACGACTCGGCAGGAGCTTATGTTCCCGCGGGAGTCGGAGGTTTGGACGGGTATTCGGAAGCGTTTACAGCCTTGCGTAAGATCAGCGGGGTGGTTCCGAGCATCATGCTTATGTTCGGGTTCAACGCAGGAGGCGGATCATATCTTCCCCGTCAGGGATCTTTTATGATCCAATCCGAAAACACCTTTTTCGGTCTGACCGGTCCCGGAGTGGTCAAATCGGTATTGGGAGAGGATATCTCCGCAGACGATTTAGGAGGTCCGAAAGTACACGGGCAAAGCGGAGTGGTGGATCTCGTCACCAACGACGAGTTAGGCTCTCTTCGCACCTCGCTTCGATTGCTATCCTATCTCCCGAATAACAACTCTTCCTTCGCGCCTTTCCATCCGACTTCGGATCCCACGGATCGGTTCATATACGAGGAGGACATTCTATTCAAGAAGACCTTCAATTCACCTACAGGGATGAATACTCCCTTTGACATTACTCTTTACATTCAGAACATCTGCGACCACGGACAGTATTTCGAACTGCAACCCCAGCGCGCCAGAAATCTGGTCACTGCCTTCGGAAGAATCGGAGGTCACGTAGTAGGGTTCGTGGCAAATAACTCCGCGGTATCCTCCGGACAGATCGATATCGCCGCGGCAAGGAAAGGAACCAGATTCATCCGATTCTGCAACGTTTATAATATCCCGGTGATCTTCCTGGAAGATACCACAGGATTCCTCCCCGGAAAAGAACAGGAGCATAACGGAATCGTTTTAGAAGGACGCAAGCTATTGGATTCCATTATAGATCTTAGAACACCTCGTCTGACTCTGATCATTCGTAATGCATTCGGGGGAGCCTATGCTTCCTTTAACTCCTACCATACGGGCGCGAATATGGTATTCGCATTGCCGACCGCAAGAATCGCGGTTATGGGTCCCGCAGGAAAGGATTACGTCTATAAGGATGAAATGACCGCCATTCACAAAGAGTTTCAGGAAAATCTGAAAAAAGGAATGGGGGAAAAAGAAGCGGTCTCCATAAGGGATAAGAAATTCCAAGTTCTTTCCCAACAATATGAAAAAGAGCTGATGAACCCGAAAGAGGCGCTTTCCCTGGGTTCCGTTTCCAGAATCGTGCTTCCGGGAACGACTCGAAGCATTCTATTCCAGAATCTTGACTACCTAGTCCGTCACTATAAACCGGCACCGATGTCCGGACCACAAAGGGAGTTCGAATAA
- a CDS encoding biotin/lipoyl-containing protein: MIDYQNRRIKFHESSSPWIRSFSLESIKCLIVCRGPVRKEAMEIFDLIGIREYGILLSEKDSVVYPMSLAPELRGFRFPSNIHRVPDYMGAGAEEKAARIKQIIGIAKENQYTHIFAGYGFMAEDAEFIEAVEKSGIIFMGPSAYVAHQAGSKDEAKKLARKLNVSVTPGVDNISAICLLKKAKDKSALETLAKEKGIPFTFDSSKSLEDNAEALLYLGYDRIIELVTIADLQMQAELECAEIWKKYSSNRIRFKYVGGGGGKGQRVVAQPEEVKTAVQEILSESKVTAPGSNRNFLIELNIEKTRHNEIQLIGNGEWCLALGGRDCSVQMHEQKLLEISLTQELLEKEIETAEKVSRKKAEILKADLKVLKEMEEQSERFGEAVKLNSVSTFELIVEGTNHFFMEMNTRIQVEHRVTEMVYTLKFMNPENKAEFFVVDSLIEAMALISLHGKRLPKPARSVRNVSGAEVRINATNKAIQPHAGGIILNWSKSLPEEIRDDQGISVRNPDTGLFVHYRVAGAYDSNIALLITYGSTREDNLRKLGNILRKTELRGQDLQTNLIVHYGLINWILGKDPMFKPSTAFMISYLAAVGSLEALAKDVDLEVAWKKVGSSGPVEAKKTSGRKLTLITRPLGDLLSDAHLLAGFLGYHLNRSWKLEKENVIWLRNPLHVLSDLYTYLNMEGELHQSPSEKIWDHDDQILKTGLAFYSELEKRTGTKADSAEWDSFFAAKKAPAEFDDVLWSRAISSHKGFQIGLELLKIIPNLGNRSRFYTLSVDENLEPVIPDEFKNAATRDALIKYLAPAPKASSDEIVSPMGGMFYSREAPDLPPIIQEGDHFKAGQALFIVEVMKMFNKVTAPFSGRVKEIVLKESDGKIIQKGQTIFKIVPDEILKVETPEEIQERKNKTTLSLL, translated from the coding sequence ATGATCGACTACCAAAACCGACGCATTAAATTCCACGAATCTTCTTCCCCATGGATCCGATCTTTTTCGCTCGAATCCATCAAGTGCTTAATCGTTTGTCGCGGCCCGGTACGTAAGGAAGCGATGGAGATTTTCGACCTGATCGGAATCCGCGAATACGGGATCCTTCTTTCCGAAAAAGATTCGGTGGTTTATCCCATGTCCTTGGCCCCCGAATTGAGAGGATTCCGATTTCCTTCCAATATCCATCGCGTTCCCGACTATATGGGAGCCGGAGCGGAAGAAAAGGCGGCTAGAATCAAACAGATTATCGGGATCGCAAAAGAGAACCAATATACTCACATTTTCGCCGGCTACGGCTTCATGGCGGAAGACGCAGAATTTATCGAAGCCGTAGAAAAGAGCGGAATCATCTTTATGGGACCCTCCGCATATGTGGCCCACCAAGCCGGTTCTAAGGATGAGGCCAAAAAATTGGCCCGGAAGTTGAACGTTTCCGTCACTCCCGGAGTAGATAATATCTCCGCGATTTGTCTTCTAAAAAAAGCGAAGGACAAGTCGGCGTTGGAAACGCTCGCAAAGGAAAAAGGAATCCCCTTTACCTTCGATTCTTCCAAGAGTTTGGAAGACAATGCGGAAGCACTGCTATATCTAGGATACGATAGGATCATAGAACTGGTGACCATCGCGGATCTGCAAATGCAAGCCGAGTTGGAATGCGCCGAGATCTGGAAAAAATACTCTTCGAACCGAATCCGTTTTAAATACGTCGGAGGCGGAGGAGGAAAGGGACAACGGGTAGTCGCGCAACCGGAAGAAGTCAAAACCGCCGTTCAGGAAATTCTATCCGAATCCAAAGTGACCGCTCCCGGATCCAACCGGAACTTTTTGATAGAGTTGAACATCGAAAAAACTAGGCACAACGAGATACAATTAATCGGAAACGGAGAATGGTGTCTAGCCCTAGGCGGAAGAGATTGTTCCGTGCAGATGCACGAACAAAAACTTTTGGAAATTTCTCTGACCCAAGAGCTTTTGGAAAAGGAAATCGAAACCGCGGAAAAAGTCTCCCGTAAGAAAGCGGAGATATTAAAGGCCGATCTGAAAGTTCTGAAAGAAATGGAGGAACAATCCGAAAGATTCGGCGAAGCAGTAAAACTGAACAGCGTTTCCACATTCGAGTTGATCGTAGAAGGAACAAACCATTTCTTCATGGAGATGAATACCCGGATTCAAGTGGAGCACAGGGTGACCGAAATGGTCTATACTCTGAAGTTTATGAATCCGGAAAATAAGGCGGAATTTTTCGTAGTAGACAGTTTGATCGAAGCGATGGCGTTGATTTCGCTTCACGGAAAACGTTTACCGAAACCCGCTCGCTCCGTTCGAAACGTTTCCGGCGCGGAAGTGCGAATCAATGCCACCAATAAAGCCATCCAACCGCACGCTGGTGGAATTATCCTGAATTGGTCAAAATCCTTGCCGGAAGAGATTCGTGACGACCAAGGTATTTCGGTACGAAACCCGGATACGGGCCTCTTCGTTCATTATCGGGTCGCCGGCGCTTACGACTCCAATATAGCTCTTCTCATAACGTACGGATCTACCCGGGAAGATAATCTTCGCAAACTGGGAAATATTCTGCGAAAAACGGAATTGAGAGGGCAGGACCTTCAGACGAACCTGATCGTACATTACGGATTGATTAATTGGATTCTAGGCAAGGATCCTATGTTCAAGCCTTCCACCGCGTTTATGATCTCGTACTTGGCTGCCGTAGGTTCCTTAGAAGCCCTGGCAAAGGACGTGGACTTAGAAGTAGCGTGGAAGAAAGTAGGTTCCTCCGGTCCTGTAGAAGCGAAAAAGACGTCCGGTCGAAAACTGACCTTGATCACAAGACCGCTCGGAGATCTGCTTTCCGACGCACATCTTTTGGCGGGCTTTTTAGGATACCACCTGAACAGGTCCTGGAAGCTGGAAAAGGAAAACGTAATATGGCTTAGAAACCCGCTTCACGTCCTTTCCGACCTTTATACGTATCTGAATATGGAAGGGGAACTTCACCAATCTCCGTCCGAAAAGATTTGGGACCACGATGATCAAATCCTGAAGACGGGTCTCGCCTTCTATTCGGAATTGGAAAAACGCACCGGTACCAAAGCGGATTCCGCCGAATGGGATTCCTTTTTCGCCGCAAAGAAAGCGCCCGCAGAATTCGACGATGTACTTTGGTCCCGTGCGATTTCCTCCCACAAAGGTTTCCAGATCGGATTGGAGCTATTGAAAATCATTCCGAATCTAGGAAACAGGTCCAGATTTTATACACTTTCCGTAGACGAAAATCTAGAGCCCGTAATTCCGGACGAATTCAAGAATGCCGCCACTAGAGACGCTCTTATTAAGTATTTGGCGCCGGCTCCTAAAGCAAGCTCGGATGAGATCGTATCGCCCATGGGGGGAATGTTCTACTCCAGGGAAGCTCCGGACCTTCCTCCAATCATCCAGGAAGGGGACCATTTTAAAGCCGGACAAGCTTTGTTCATCGTCGAAGTAATGAAAATGTTCAATAAGGTTACGGCTCCTTTCTCCGGAAGAGTTAAAGAGATCGTATTGAAAGAAAGCGACGGCAAGATCATCCAGAAAGGCCAGACCATTTTTAAAATCGTTCCAGACGAAATCCTAAAAGTGGAAACGCCGGAAGAAATTCAGGAGAGAAAGAACAAAACGACCCTCTCTCTTCTTTGA
- a CDS encoding polysaccharide deacetylase family protein, with protein sequence MLSEEESSVLSKTIKEIQDTGIESEELERKFRMIRLVSSGIFFFILILTTVFALARRLDSLQNTVETQNKVISVLSEDITSLRLEEQQREEEVLRFKSSLLDDVPEGDLQEEVDKNFSLLEHSLSARGTGKNITRGNPNFKEIALTFDLGTGEDLQILYEFMNRFPIKVTLFVSNENPAKKGGSLFSSTNITYLRKLSGMKERIVFGNHTWSHYNLPRSLKEPSLRKRALLSYVDDEIPDMDDLLVEMKSVEERFKTLTGKELTKYYRLPYGAIDPILLDVYAEHGYVNHIFWSNNNVGSLDVPDFVYKKYITRRDSSGKIKLIPNPHYKTKQEMLDFLYRWEKSDKNGMNGAIILMHLGSPRQTEKLIYILPDFIQAMMDKGYKFVTVPEVLNDKQD encoded by the coding sequence ATGCTCAGCGAAGAAGAATCCTCCGTACTTTCTAAAACCATTAAGGAAATCCAGGATACCGGAATCGAATCCGAGGAATTGGAGAGAAAGTTTCGTATGATTCGCTTGGTTTCCTCCGGAATCTTCTTTTTCATTCTGATTTTGACTACCGTATTCGCCTTAGCGAGACGTTTGGATTCCCTGCAAAATACGGTGGAAACCCAGAATAAAGTCATTTCCGTACTTTCCGAGGACATCACAAGCCTTAGATTGGAGGAGCAGCAGCGGGAGGAAGAAGTGCTCCGTTTTAAATCCTCTTTATTGGACGACGTGCCGGAAGGAGACCTTCAGGAAGAGGTGGATAAGAATTTCTCTTTGCTGGAACATTCCTTAAGCGCGAGGGGCACCGGAAAGAATATCACGAGAGGAAATCCGAATTTCAAAGAAATCGCACTTACTTTCGATTTGGGCACCGGAGAGGATTTACAGATTCTTTACGAATTCATGAATCGATTTCCCATCAAAGTCACTTTGTTCGTTTCCAACGAAAACCCCGCAAAAAAAGGGGGGTCCCTATTTTCGAGCACGAACATCACGTATTTGCGAAAGTTGTCTGGAATGAAAGAAAGAATCGTGTTCGGAAATCACACTTGGAGCCATTATAATTTACCTAGAAGCCTAAAAGAACCTTCCCTGAGAAAGCGGGCCTTGTTGAGTTACGTGGACGACGAGATTCCAGATATGGACGATCTGTTGGTGGAAATGAAATCCGTTGAGGAAAGATTTAAGACTCTAACGGGAAAAGAATTAACCAAATATTATAGACTTCCTTATGGGGCCATCGATCCGATTTTATTGGACGTATACGCAGAACACGGATACGTGAATCATATTTTTTGGAGCAATAACAACGTCGGTTCTCTGGATGTCCCCGACTTCGTTTATAAAAAATACATCACGAGAAGAGACTCCAGCGGAAAAATCAAACTGATCCCGAATCCACATTACAAAACAAAGCAGGAAATGTTGGATTTTCTCTATCGCTGGGAAAAGTCCGACAAGAACGGGATGAACGGCGCCATCATTCTCATGCATCTAGGCTCGCCTAGACAAACGGAAAAGTTGATCTATATTCTACCCGATTTCATCCAAGCCATGATGGATAAAGGATACAAATTCGTCACGGTTCCGGAAGTGTTGAACGACAAACAAGATTGA
- a CDS encoding STAS domain-containing protein produces the protein MELTVEIKGNSRVVHLIGNMDVHNTHKIEQAFMEHINKAGESNIVLDMSNVEFVSSAGLRVIVGSLRVCKEREIQLKLAALRPAVRKVFEIIDMDSLFKIYDTVDSALK, from the coding sequence ATGGAGCTTACTGTAGAAATCAAAGGGAATTCACGAGTCGTTCATCTGATCGGAAACATGGACGTTCACAATACCCATAAAATCGAACAGGCGTTCATGGAACATATCAATAAAGCCGGCGAATCAAATATCGTTCTGGATATGTCCAACGTGGAATTCGTTTCTTCGGCAGGCTTGCGTGTGATCGTGGGATCCTTACGCGTCTGCAAGGAACGTGAAATTCAGCTCAAATTGGCTGCGCTGCGTCCGGCAGTCCGCAAGGTATTCGAAATCATCGATATGGATTCCCTTTTTAAGATTTACGACACGGTGGATTCCGCCTTAAAATAA
- the def gene encoding peptide deformylase: MSIRKILKIGDPLLRKGCKPVHTDELQTKEFKKLIRDMFDTMRHAEGVGLAAPQIGILKQMVVVGTDPKEDYPESSRVKERVILNPEITPLTESVDGNWEGCLSVPGMRGFVERPNKIRVTWMDEKGNRHEEVLEGYEAVVFQHECDHLKGVLYVDRLKDTKMFGFNDSLELSGPVLD; the protein is encoded by the coding sequence ATGTCCATACGTAAAATTCTCAAAATCGGCGACCCGCTTCTCCGCAAGGGTTGCAAACCAGTTCACACCGACGAATTGCAGACGAAAGAATTCAAGAAGTTAATCCGGGACATGTTCGATACGATGAGACATGCCGAAGGAGTCGGTTTAGCGGCGCCTCAGATCGGAATTCTGAAACAAATGGTCGTCGTCGGAACGGATCCCAAGGAGGATTATCCCGAAAGTTCCCGAGTCAAAGAAAGGGTCATACTCAATCCGGAGATCACTCCTTTGACGGAATCCGTGGACGGAAATTGGGAAGGATGCCTGTCCGTTCCCGGCATGCGCGGTTTCGTGGAAAGACCGAACAAGATCCGCGTTACTTGGATGGACGAAAAAGGAAACCGTCACGAAGAAGTGTTGGAAGGATATGAGGCTGTCGTTTTTCAACATGAATGCGACCATTTGAAAGGGGTGCTGTACGTGGACAGGTTGAAGGACACGAAGATGTTTGGATTCAACGACTCGCTGGAACTTTCCGGTCCCGTTCTAGACTAA
- the tyrS gene encoding tyrosine--tRNA ligase has translation MDPKKQIEIIKRGCVDVISEEELLSKLNRKKTLKIKAGFDPTAPDLHLGHFVLLRKMRHFQELGHDVQFLLGDFTAMIGDPTGKSETRKRLSKEEVLENSKTYQNQVFQVLDREKTRIVYNSEWCSRMNFENVLVLSSKYSVARLLERDDFSKRYKSGQPISLIEFLYPLVQGYDSVEMEADVELGGTDQKFNLLVGRDLQREYGKEPQCVLTVPLLVGLDGVRKMSKSLGNYVGITEEPIEMFGKLMSMADDLMWNYFELLTDLAMDKVEERKKGMESGNLHPKEVKTELAKLIMDQFSPEEKNREAIEEWNKVHNPKSRAVPEEVPVAKLGEEFFSESQNPQLVWVLAKLNFLPSVSEGRRIIKAGGIYVDEEKVGDEKFTISRGGEYLIRQGKKGKFLRLVT, from the coding sequence ATGGACCCAAAGAAACAGATAGAGATCATCAAACGCGGTTGCGTAGACGTTATCAGCGAAGAGGAACTTCTGTCGAAACTCAACCGTAAGAAAACTCTGAAAATTAAGGCGGGTTTCGACCCTACCGCCCCGGACCTGCACCTCGGGCATTTCGTTTTACTCAGAAAGATGAGACACTTCCAAGAGTTAGGTCATGACGTTCAATTTTTATTGGGTGACTTCACGGCCATGATCGGAGATCCGACCGGAAAATCCGAAACTAGAAAGCGCCTTTCCAAAGAGGAGGTTCTGGAAAATTCCAAGACGTACCAAAACCAAGTCTTTCAGGTACTGGATCGGGAAAAGACCAGGATTGTGTACAATTCGGAATGGTGTTCCAGAATGAATTTCGAGAACGTACTTGTGCTTTCCTCTAAATACAGCGTTGCTCGACTTTTGGAGAGGGACGATTTCAGTAAACGTTATAAATCCGGGCAACCGATATCATTGATCGAATTCCTGTACCCTCTGGTCCAAGGTTACGATTCGGTGGAAATGGAAGCGGATGTGGAATTAGGCGGTACGGACCAAAAATTCAATCTGCTCGTGGGTCGCGATTTACAGAGAGAATACGGAAAAGAACCCCAGTGCGTTTTGACCGTTCCTCTTTTGGTAGGATTGGACGGAGTCAGGAAGATGTCGAAGTCGCTCGGCAACTACGTAGGGATCACGGAAGAACCCATCGAAATGTTCGGCAAATTGATGTCCATGGCAGACGATTTGATGTGGAACTATTTCGAACTATTGACCGACCTAGCCATGGACAAGGTCGAAGAGCGAAAAAAAGGGATGGAATCCGGAAATCTTCATCCTAAGGAAGTGAAGACGGAGTTAGCCAAACTGATTATGGACCAATTTTCTCCGGAGGAAAAAAATCGGGAAGCGATCGAAGAGTGGAACAAGGTTCACAATCCTAAATCCAGGGCGGTCCCCGAAGAAGTTCCGGTCGCCAAATTAGGAGAGGAGTTTTTTTCGGAATCTCAAAATCCCCAATTGGTCTGGGTTTTGGCCAAGTTGAATTTTCTTCCTTCGGTTTCGGAAGGAAGAAGGATCATCAAGGCTGGAGGAATTTATGTCGATGAGGAAAAGGTCGGAGACGAAAAATTTACCATTTCTAGGGGCGGAGAGTACTTGATTCGCCAGGGTAAAAAGGGAAAATTCCTCCGTTTGGTCACCTGA